One window from the genome of Nicotiana tomentosiformis chromosome 5, ASM39032v3, whole genome shotgun sequence encodes:
- the LOC104095018 gene encoding uncharacterized protein, whose protein sequence is MPALPFPQKMKREKLDNCFGRFLEMLKQPSVNIPFTEVLAQMPDYAKFLKEILSSKRKLEETTVVKLNTTAVPYCKTKFSKSVGTQEASPYHARRGVKCFTRPSMIQTTILPKGIIEDILVWVKKFVFPVYFIVVDMEVNKEVPLILGWPFLCTGRAILDIYEGQLMLRVGTEKVVLQMKRMMKYPSNEVSSYSCFKLDVIGELDEKYKFDKLVGDTLKRCITQSSTVDDEDSEIKKEAEALET, encoded by the exons ATGCCAGCTCTACCGTTCCCTCAAAAGATGAAGCGGGAGAAACTTGACAACtgttttgggcgattcttggagatgcTCAAACAACCTTCTGTGAACATCCCTTTCACAGAGGTACTCGCTCAGATGCCCGATTATGCAAAGTTTCTGAAGGAAATCCTGTCTAGCAAGAGAAAATTAGAGGAGACAACAGTGGTCAAGCTGAATACCACTGCAGTGCCATATTGCAAAACAAAATTCTCCAAAAGTGTGGGGACCCAGGAAGCCTCACCATACCATGCTCGCCGGGGAGTGAAATGTTTTACAAGGCCCTCTATGATTCAG ACCACCATTCTACCTAAGGGAATCATTGAAGATATTCTAGTGTGGGTGAAAAAGTTTGTGTTCCCCGTATACTTTATTGTGGTGGATATGGAAGTGAACAAGGAGGTGCCTTTAATTCTAGGGTGGCCATTTTTGTGTACAGGTAGAGCCATCCTTGATATTTATGAGGGGCAGCTTATGCTTAGAGTGGGTACTGAGAAAGTGGTGTTACAAATGAAGAGAATGATGAAATACCCAAGTAATGAGGTGTCTTCCTACTCGTGTTTCAAGCTAGATGTCATTGGGGAGTTGGATGAGAAGTACAAGTTTGACAAGCTTGTGGGGGATACTCTAAAGAGGTGTATTACTCAATCTAGCACAGTGGATGATGAAGATTCGGAAATAAAGAAAGAGGCTGAAGCTCTTGAAACTTAG